A single window of Xiphophorus hellerii strain 12219 chromosome 12, Xiphophorus_hellerii-4.1, whole genome shotgun sequence DNA harbors:
- the LOC116729133 gene encoding inactive phospholipid phosphatase 7: MPGSQTRSRPRDWNNILNRPEFMSLNQPVRRETSGEGRARRTATRRPSQQDDATARGSRDSSDGAPSGDGVPKDGSRWPEQDCMQLNPSFRGIAINSLLAIDINLSRRLGVCVGARGPGAPLRSMVALLAFSGHALPWLCGTLLCLWRSDSLAGQEVLVNLLLALLLDLMTVAGVQKLVRRRGPWDAPPGFLDRVALDSYSFPAAHASRAVVVSRFLLNHLVLAVPLRILLYLWAFLVGVSRVLLGKHHLSDVGCGFALGFLLFSLVESVWLDSAACQALLAVGSLHWAPLV, from the exons ATGCCCGGCAGCCAGACCCGGAGCCGGCCCAGGGACTGGAATAACATCCTGAACCGTCCCGAGTTCATGTCCCTGAACCAGCCGGTCCGCAGAGAAACCTCCGGGGAGGGGCGGGCCAGGAGAACCGCCACGAGACGGCCGAGTCAGCAGGATGACGCCACGGCGAG GGGGTCCAGGGACTCCTCCGATGGGGCCCCATCAGGAGACGGGGTTCCGAAGGACGGGTCCCGCTGGCCCGAGCAGGACTGCATGCAGCTGAACCCGTCCTTCCGCGGCATCGCCATCAACTCGCTGCTCGCCATCGACATCAACCTGTCCAGGCGTctgggtgtgtgcgtgggggcCCGCGGCCCCGGGGCCCCGCTGCGCTCCATGGTGGCCCTGCTGGCCTTCTCTGGACACGCGCTGCCCTGGCTCTGCGGGACGCTGCTCTGCCTGTGGCGCAGCGACTCGCTGGCGGGACAGGAAGTCCTGGTCAACCTGCTGCTGG CCCTGCTCCTGGACCTGATGACCGTCGCGGGCGTCCAGAAGCTGGTGAGGCGCCGCGGCCCGTGGGACGCCCCCCCAGGATTCCTGGACCGCGTCGCCCTGGACTCGTACTCGTTCCCCGCCGCCCACGCCAGCCGGGCCGTCGTGGTTTCCCGCTTCCTGCTGAACCACCTGGTGCTGGCG GTACCCCTCCGGATCCTGCTGTACCTGTGGGCCTTCCTGGTGGGCGTGTCCCGGGTCCTGCTGGGGAAGCATCACCTGTCGGACGTCGGCTGCGGCTTCGCGCTCGGGTTCCTGCTCTTCAGCCTGGTGGAGTCCGTCTGGCTGGACTCGGCCGCCTGCCAGGCGCTGCTGGCCGTCGGCTCTCTGCACTGGGCGCCACTGGTGTAG
- the brd3os gene encoding putative uncharacterized protein BRD3OS — protein MSDREPAVEEPGPTGTSTRPALATKALSEPFGRLRYRDTSLLIWQQQQLELRTGPPASYLTRSQSAWYSSYGNQAVLVRNRTAQQGSEGQSRICSIM, from the coding sequence ATGTCGGACCGTGAGCCCGCTGTAGAGGAACCGGGTCCGACCGGTACCTCGACACGGCCCGCTCTGGCGACAAAGGCCCTGTCGGAACCGTTTGGCCGGCTCCGGTACCGGGACACGTCGCTGCTGatctggcagcagcagcagctggagctcCGAACCGGACCGCCCGCCTCCTACTTGACCCGGAGCCAGTCCGCCTGGTACAGCAGCTACGGAAACCAGGCGGTACTGGTCCGGAACCGCACGGCCCAGCAGGGTTCCGAGGGCCAGTCCAGGATTTGCAGCATCATGTAG
- the brd3b gene encoding bromodomain-containing protein 3b isoform X1 gives MSDAPEAAPASPPPITNPPPPEVSNPNKPGRKTNQLQYMQNVVVKTLWKHQFAWPFYQPVDAIKLCLWDYHKVIKNPMDMGTIKKRLENNYYWSASEAMQDFNTMFTNCYIYNKPTDDIVLMAQALEKIFLQKVAQMPQEEVALLPPAPKVKNKSKQPPATTVSQQAESSASPPPSYPSPSPTQTPVISTTPTPVPATQPPAAMMPSAQPVVKQKKGVKRKADTTTPTTSAISAGRADSPSAQDAKPAKLASSRREAAARPAKTRRETVEEAAGGEAALGGAGAGARKGGKLGEQMKHCDAILKEMLSKKHAAYAWPFYKPVDAEALELHDYHDIIKHPMDLSTVRKKMDKGEYSDPQSFATDVRLMFSNCYKYNPPDHEVVAMARKLQDVFEMRFAKIPDEGLEVSVPSTTPVVSKSTASSDSSNNSSSDESSDSEEERATRLAELQEQVGAADQSQLKAVHEQLAVLSQAPVSKPKKKKEKKDKEKKKDKDKGNKAKIEEEKKPKAAAQQPKPANQKKAPARKANSTVPPTRQPKKANKTSGGGSANGDDGEESSLPMSYDEKRQLSLDINRLPGEKLGRVVHIIQSREPSLRDSNPDEIEIDFETLKPSTLRELERYVKSCLQKKQRKLLQKAAGGGASGGGASRLSGSSSSSSDDSSSTGSSSSSDTD, from the exons ATGTCGGACGCCCCCGAGGCTGCGCCTGCCAGCCCCCCCCCCATCACCAACCCACCTCCACCTGAGGTGTCCAACCCCAACAAGCCTGGCAG gaAGACCAACCAGCTCCAGTACATGCAGAACGTTGTGGTAAAGACTCTGTGGAAGCATCAGTTCGCCTGGCCTTTCTACCAGCCAGTGGACGCCATCAAGCTGTGTCTCTGG GACTACCACAAGGTGATCAAGAACCCCATGGACATGGGAACCATCAAGAAGCGTCTGGAGAACAACTACTACTGGAGTGCCAGCGAGGCCATGCAGGACTTCAACACCATGTTCACCAACTGCTACATCTACAATAAG CCCACAGACGACATCGTCCTGATGGCTCAGGCCCTGGAGAAGATCTTCCTGCAGAAAGTGGCTCAGATGCCCCAGGAGGAGGTCGCCCTGCTTCCGCCGGCGCCCAAAGTGAAGAACAAGAGCAAGCAGCCGCCGGCCACCACAG TGAGTCAGCAGGCCGAGTCCTCCGCCTCCCCGCCTCCCTCGTACCCGTCCCCCTCCCCCACCCAGACTCCTGTCATCTCGACCACGCCCACACCTGTACCCGCCACGCAGCCCCCGGCGGCCATGATGCCCTCTGCACAACCAGTCGTCAAG caGAAGAAGGGCGTGAAGAGGAAAGCGGACACCACAACCCCGACCACATCGGCCATCTCCGCCGGCCGCGCCGACTCCCCGTCCGCCCAGGACGCCAAGCCGGCCAAGCTGGCCTCCTCCCGCCGAGAGGCCGCCGCCCGGCCCGCCAAGACCCGCCGCGAGACGGTGGAGGAGGCGGCGGGGGGCGAGGCGGCGCTGGGCGGGGCGGGGGCCGGTGCCAGGAAGGGCGGCAAGCTGGGGGAGCAGATGAAGCACTGCGACGCCATCTTGAAGGAGATGCTGTCCAAGAAGCACGCCGCCTACGCCTGGCCCTTCTACAAGCCGGTGGACGCCGAGGCGCTGGAGCTGCACGACTATCATGACATCATCAAGCACCCCATGGACCTCAGCACCGTCCGG aaaaaaatggacaaaggaGAATACAGCGACCCACAGAGCTTTGCCACGGACGTCAGGTTAATGTTCTCCAACTGCTACAAGTACAACCCCCCCGACCACGAGGTGGTGGCCATGGCCCGCAAGCTGCAG GACGTGTTCGAGATGCGCTTTGCTAAGATCCCAGACGAGGGCCTGGAGGTGTCGGTCCCGTCCACCACGCCGGTGGTCAGTAAAAGCACCGCCTCCTCCGACAGCAGCAACAACTCCTCCTCCGACGAATCGTCGGACTCCGAGGAGGAGCGAGCCACCCGACTGGCCGAGCTACAGGAGCAGGTTGGTGCTGCCGACCAATCACAG CTGAAGGCCGTGCACGAGCAGCTGGCCGTGCTGTCGCAGGCGCCTGTCAGCaagccaaagaagaagaaagagaagaaggacaaagagaagaagaaggacaAGGACAAAGGGAACAAAGCCAAGatagaagaagagaagaaaccCAAGGCTGCCGCTCAGCAACCCaagccagccaatcagaagaaaGCACCAGCCAGGAAAGCCAACAGCACGGTACCGCCCACCAG GCAACCGAAGAAAGCCAACAAGACGTCAGGCGGCGGATCGGCCAACGGCGACGACGGCGAGGAGTCGTCCCTGCCGATGTCGTACGACGAGAAGCGGCAGCTGAGCCTGGACATCAACCGGCTGCCGGGGGAGAAGCTGGGCCGGGTCGTCCACATCATCCAGTCCAGGGAGCCGTCGCTGAGGGACTCGAACCCCGACGAGATCGAGATCGACTTCGAGACGCTCAAACCCTCCACGCTGCGCGAGCTGGAGCGCTACGTCAAGTCCTGCCTGCAGAAGAagcagaggaagctgctgc AAAAGGCAGCTGGGGGCGGAGCCTCTGGGGGCGGGGCCAGCCGCCTGAGTGgcagctcctcttcctcgtctgACGACAGCTCCTCGACgggctcctcctcttcctccgacACAGACTGA
- the brd3b gene encoding bromodomain-containing protein 3b isoform X2 → MSDAPEAAPASPPPITNPPPPEVSNPNKPGRKTNQLQYMQNVVVKTLWKHQFAWPFYQPVDAIKLCLWDYHKVIKNPMDMGTIKKRLENNYYWSASEAMQDFNTMFTNCYIYNKPTDDIVLMAQALEKIFLQKVAQMPQEEVALLPPAPKVKNKSKQPPATTVSQQAESSASPPPSYPSPSPTQTPVISTTPTPVPATQPPAAMMPSAQPVVKKKGVKRKADTTTPTTSAISAGRADSPSAQDAKPAKLASSRREAAARPAKTRRETVEEAAGGEAALGGAGAGARKGGKLGEQMKHCDAILKEMLSKKHAAYAWPFYKPVDAEALELHDYHDIIKHPMDLSTVRKKMDKGEYSDPQSFATDVRLMFSNCYKYNPPDHEVVAMARKLQDVFEMRFAKIPDEGLEVSVPSTTPVVSKSTASSDSSNNSSSDESSDSEEERATRLAELQEQVGAADQSQLKAVHEQLAVLSQAPVSKPKKKKEKKDKEKKKDKDKGNKAKIEEEKKPKAAAQQPKPANQKKAPARKANSTVPPTRQPKKANKTSGGGSANGDDGEESSLPMSYDEKRQLSLDINRLPGEKLGRVVHIIQSREPSLRDSNPDEIEIDFETLKPSTLRELERYVKSCLQKKQRKLLQKAAGGGASGGGASRLSGSSSSSSDDSSSTGSSSSSDTD, encoded by the exons ATGTCGGACGCCCCCGAGGCTGCGCCTGCCAGCCCCCCCCCCATCACCAACCCACCTCCACCTGAGGTGTCCAACCCCAACAAGCCTGGCAG gaAGACCAACCAGCTCCAGTACATGCAGAACGTTGTGGTAAAGACTCTGTGGAAGCATCAGTTCGCCTGGCCTTTCTACCAGCCAGTGGACGCCATCAAGCTGTGTCTCTGG GACTACCACAAGGTGATCAAGAACCCCATGGACATGGGAACCATCAAGAAGCGTCTGGAGAACAACTACTACTGGAGTGCCAGCGAGGCCATGCAGGACTTCAACACCATGTTCACCAACTGCTACATCTACAATAAG CCCACAGACGACATCGTCCTGATGGCTCAGGCCCTGGAGAAGATCTTCCTGCAGAAAGTGGCTCAGATGCCCCAGGAGGAGGTCGCCCTGCTTCCGCCGGCGCCCAAAGTGAAGAACAAGAGCAAGCAGCCGCCGGCCACCACAG TGAGTCAGCAGGCCGAGTCCTCCGCCTCCCCGCCTCCCTCGTACCCGTCCCCCTCCCCCACCCAGACTCCTGTCATCTCGACCACGCCCACACCTGTACCCGCCACGCAGCCCCCGGCGGCCATGATGCCCTCTGCACAACCAGTCGTCAAG AAGAAGGGCGTGAAGAGGAAAGCGGACACCACAACCCCGACCACATCGGCCATCTCCGCCGGCCGCGCCGACTCCCCGTCCGCCCAGGACGCCAAGCCGGCCAAGCTGGCCTCCTCCCGCCGAGAGGCCGCCGCCCGGCCCGCCAAGACCCGCCGCGAGACGGTGGAGGAGGCGGCGGGGGGCGAGGCGGCGCTGGGCGGGGCGGGGGCCGGTGCCAGGAAGGGCGGCAAGCTGGGGGAGCAGATGAAGCACTGCGACGCCATCTTGAAGGAGATGCTGTCCAAGAAGCACGCCGCCTACGCCTGGCCCTTCTACAAGCCGGTGGACGCCGAGGCGCTGGAGCTGCACGACTATCATGACATCATCAAGCACCCCATGGACCTCAGCACCGTCCGG aaaaaaatggacaaaggaGAATACAGCGACCCACAGAGCTTTGCCACGGACGTCAGGTTAATGTTCTCCAACTGCTACAAGTACAACCCCCCCGACCACGAGGTGGTGGCCATGGCCCGCAAGCTGCAG GACGTGTTCGAGATGCGCTTTGCTAAGATCCCAGACGAGGGCCTGGAGGTGTCGGTCCCGTCCACCACGCCGGTGGTCAGTAAAAGCACCGCCTCCTCCGACAGCAGCAACAACTCCTCCTCCGACGAATCGTCGGACTCCGAGGAGGAGCGAGCCACCCGACTGGCCGAGCTACAGGAGCAGGTTGGTGCTGCCGACCAATCACAG CTGAAGGCCGTGCACGAGCAGCTGGCCGTGCTGTCGCAGGCGCCTGTCAGCaagccaaagaagaagaaagagaagaaggacaaagagaagaagaaggacaAGGACAAAGGGAACAAAGCCAAGatagaagaagagaagaaaccCAAGGCTGCCGCTCAGCAACCCaagccagccaatcagaagaaaGCACCAGCCAGGAAAGCCAACAGCACGGTACCGCCCACCAG GCAACCGAAGAAAGCCAACAAGACGTCAGGCGGCGGATCGGCCAACGGCGACGACGGCGAGGAGTCGTCCCTGCCGATGTCGTACGACGAGAAGCGGCAGCTGAGCCTGGACATCAACCGGCTGCCGGGGGAGAAGCTGGGCCGGGTCGTCCACATCATCCAGTCCAGGGAGCCGTCGCTGAGGGACTCGAACCCCGACGAGATCGAGATCGACTTCGAGACGCTCAAACCCTCCACGCTGCGCGAGCTGGAGCGCTACGTCAAGTCCTGCCTGCAGAAGAagcagaggaagctgctgc AAAAGGCAGCTGGGGGCGGAGCCTCTGGGGGCGGGGCCAGCCGCCTGAGTGgcagctcctcttcctcgtctgACGACAGCTCCTCGACgggctcctcctcttcctccgacACAGACTGA
- the brd3b gene encoding bromodomain-containing protein 3b isoform X4 produces the protein MSDAPEAAPASPPPITNPPPPEVSNPNKPGRKTNQLQYMQNVVVKTLWKHQFAWPFYQPVDAIKLCLWDYHKVIKNPMDMGTIKKRLENNYYWSASEAMQDFNTMFTNCYIYNKPTDDIVLMAQALEKIFLQKVAQMPQEEVALLPPAPKVKNKSKQPPATTVSQQAESSASPPPSYPSPSPTQTPVISTTPTPVPATQPPAAMMPSAQPVVKKKGVKRKADTTTPTTSAISAGRADSPSAQDAKPAKLASSRREAAARPAKTRRETVEEAAGGEAALGGAGAGARKGGKLGEQMKHCDAILKEMLSKKHAAYAWPFYKPVDAEALELHDYHDIIKHPMDLSTVRKKMDKGEYSDPQSFATDVRLMFSNCYKYNPPDHEVVAMARKLQDVFEMRFAKIPDEGLEVSVPSTTPVVSKSTASSDSSNNSSSDESSDSEEERATRLAELQEQLKAVHEQLAVLSQAPVSKPKKKKEKKDKEKKKDKDKGNKAKIEEEKKPKAAAQQPKPANQKKAPARKANSTVPPTRQPKKANKTSGGGSANGDDGEESSLPMSYDEKRQLSLDINRLPGEKLGRVVHIIQSREPSLRDSNPDEIEIDFETLKPSTLRELERYVKSCLQKKQRKLLQKAAGGGASGGGASRLSGSSSSSSDDSSSTGSSSSSDTD, from the exons ATGTCGGACGCCCCCGAGGCTGCGCCTGCCAGCCCCCCCCCCATCACCAACCCACCTCCACCTGAGGTGTCCAACCCCAACAAGCCTGGCAG gaAGACCAACCAGCTCCAGTACATGCAGAACGTTGTGGTAAAGACTCTGTGGAAGCATCAGTTCGCCTGGCCTTTCTACCAGCCAGTGGACGCCATCAAGCTGTGTCTCTGG GACTACCACAAGGTGATCAAGAACCCCATGGACATGGGAACCATCAAGAAGCGTCTGGAGAACAACTACTACTGGAGTGCCAGCGAGGCCATGCAGGACTTCAACACCATGTTCACCAACTGCTACATCTACAATAAG CCCACAGACGACATCGTCCTGATGGCTCAGGCCCTGGAGAAGATCTTCCTGCAGAAAGTGGCTCAGATGCCCCAGGAGGAGGTCGCCCTGCTTCCGCCGGCGCCCAAAGTGAAGAACAAGAGCAAGCAGCCGCCGGCCACCACAG TGAGTCAGCAGGCCGAGTCCTCCGCCTCCCCGCCTCCCTCGTACCCGTCCCCCTCCCCCACCCAGACTCCTGTCATCTCGACCACGCCCACACCTGTACCCGCCACGCAGCCCCCGGCGGCCATGATGCCCTCTGCACAACCAGTCGTCAAG AAGAAGGGCGTGAAGAGGAAAGCGGACACCACAACCCCGACCACATCGGCCATCTCCGCCGGCCGCGCCGACTCCCCGTCCGCCCAGGACGCCAAGCCGGCCAAGCTGGCCTCCTCCCGCCGAGAGGCCGCCGCCCGGCCCGCCAAGACCCGCCGCGAGACGGTGGAGGAGGCGGCGGGGGGCGAGGCGGCGCTGGGCGGGGCGGGGGCCGGTGCCAGGAAGGGCGGCAAGCTGGGGGAGCAGATGAAGCACTGCGACGCCATCTTGAAGGAGATGCTGTCCAAGAAGCACGCCGCCTACGCCTGGCCCTTCTACAAGCCGGTGGACGCCGAGGCGCTGGAGCTGCACGACTATCATGACATCATCAAGCACCCCATGGACCTCAGCACCGTCCGG aaaaaaatggacaaaggaGAATACAGCGACCCACAGAGCTTTGCCACGGACGTCAGGTTAATGTTCTCCAACTGCTACAAGTACAACCCCCCCGACCACGAGGTGGTGGCCATGGCCCGCAAGCTGCAG GACGTGTTCGAGATGCGCTTTGCTAAGATCCCAGACGAGGGCCTGGAGGTGTCGGTCCCGTCCACCACGCCGGTGGTCAGTAAAAGCACCGCCTCCTCCGACAGCAGCAACAACTCCTCCTCCGACGAATCGTCGGACTCCGAGGAGGAGCGAGCCACCCGACTGGCCGAGCTACAGGAGCAG CTGAAGGCCGTGCACGAGCAGCTGGCCGTGCTGTCGCAGGCGCCTGTCAGCaagccaaagaagaagaaagagaagaaggacaaagagaagaagaaggacaAGGACAAAGGGAACAAAGCCAAGatagaagaagagaagaaaccCAAGGCTGCCGCTCAGCAACCCaagccagccaatcagaagaaaGCACCAGCCAGGAAAGCCAACAGCACGGTACCGCCCACCAG GCAACCGAAGAAAGCCAACAAGACGTCAGGCGGCGGATCGGCCAACGGCGACGACGGCGAGGAGTCGTCCCTGCCGATGTCGTACGACGAGAAGCGGCAGCTGAGCCTGGACATCAACCGGCTGCCGGGGGAGAAGCTGGGCCGGGTCGTCCACATCATCCAGTCCAGGGAGCCGTCGCTGAGGGACTCGAACCCCGACGAGATCGAGATCGACTTCGAGACGCTCAAACCCTCCACGCTGCGCGAGCTGGAGCGCTACGTCAAGTCCTGCCTGCAGAAGAagcagaggaagctgctgc AAAAGGCAGCTGGGGGCGGAGCCTCTGGGGGCGGGGCCAGCCGCCTGAGTGgcagctcctcttcctcgtctgACGACAGCTCCTCGACgggctcctcctcttcctccgacACAGACTGA
- the brd3b gene encoding bromodomain-containing protein 3b isoform X3, which yields MSDAPEAAPASPPPITNPPPPEVSNPNKPGRKTNQLQYMQNVVVKTLWKHQFAWPFYQPVDAIKLCLWDYHKVIKNPMDMGTIKKRLENNYYWSASEAMQDFNTMFTNCYIYNKPTDDIVLMAQALEKIFLQKVAQMPQEEVALLPPAPKVKNKSKQPPATTVSQQAESSASPPPSYPSPSPTQTPVISTTPTPVPATQPPAAMMPSAQPVVKQKKGVKRKADTTTPTTSAISAGRADSPSAQDAKPAKLASSRREAAARPAKTRRETVEEAAGGEAALGGAGAGARKGGKLGEQMKHCDAILKEMLSKKHAAYAWPFYKPVDAEALELHDYHDIIKHPMDLSTVRKKMDKGEYSDPQSFATDVRLMFSNCYKYNPPDHEVVAMARKLQDVFEMRFAKIPDEGLEVSVPSTTPVVSKSTASSDSSNNSSSDESSDSEEERATRLAELQEQLKAVHEQLAVLSQAPVSKPKKKKEKKDKEKKKDKDKGNKAKIEEEKKPKAAAQQPKPANQKKAPARKANSTVPPTRQPKKANKTSGGGSANGDDGEESSLPMSYDEKRQLSLDINRLPGEKLGRVVHIIQSREPSLRDSNPDEIEIDFETLKPSTLRELERYVKSCLQKKQRKLLQKAAGGGASGGGASRLSGSSSSSSDDSSSTGSSSSSDTD from the exons ATGTCGGACGCCCCCGAGGCTGCGCCTGCCAGCCCCCCCCCCATCACCAACCCACCTCCACCTGAGGTGTCCAACCCCAACAAGCCTGGCAG gaAGACCAACCAGCTCCAGTACATGCAGAACGTTGTGGTAAAGACTCTGTGGAAGCATCAGTTCGCCTGGCCTTTCTACCAGCCAGTGGACGCCATCAAGCTGTGTCTCTGG GACTACCACAAGGTGATCAAGAACCCCATGGACATGGGAACCATCAAGAAGCGTCTGGAGAACAACTACTACTGGAGTGCCAGCGAGGCCATGCAGGACTTCAACACCATGTTCACCAACTGCTACATCTACAATAAG CCCACAGACGACATCGTCCTGATGGCTCAGGCCCTGGAGAAGATCTTCCTGCAGAAAGTGGCTCAGATGCCCCAGGAGGAGGTCGCCCTGCTTCCGCCGGCGCCCAAAGTGAAGAACAAGAGCAAGCAGCCGCCGGCCACCACAG TGAGTCAGCAGGCCGAGTCCTCCGCCTCCCCGCCTCCCTCGTACCCGTCCCCCTCCCCCACCCAGACTCCTGTCATCTCGACCACGCCCACACCTGTACCCGCCACGCAGCCCCCGGCGGCCATGATGCCCTCTGCACAACCAGTCGTCAAG caGAAGAAGGGCGTGAAGAGGAAAGCGGACACCACAACCCCGACCACATCGGCCATCTCCGCCGGCCGCGCCGACTCCCCGTCCGCCCAGGACGCCAAGCCGGCCAAGCTGGCCTCCTCCCGCCGAGAGGCCGCCGCCCGGCCCGCCAAGACCCGCCGCGAGACGGTGGAGGAGGCGGCGGGGGGCGAGGCGGCGCTGGGCGGGGCGGGGGCCGGTGCCAGGAAGGGCGGCAAGCTGGGGGAGCAGATGAAGCACTGCGACGCCATCTTGAAGGAGATGCTGTCCAAGAAGCACGCCGCCTACGCCTGGCCCTTCTACAAGCCGGTGGACGCCGAGGCGCTGGAGCTGCACGACTATCATGACATCATCAAGCACCCCATGGACCTCAGCACCGTCCGG aaaaaaatggacaaaggaGAATACAGCGACCCACAGAGCTTTGCCACGGACGTCAGGTTAATGTTCTCCAACTGCTACAAGTACAACCCCCCCGACCACGAGGTGGTGGCCATGGCCCGCAAGCTGCAG GACGTGTTCGAGATGCGCTTTGCTAAGATCCCAGACGAGGGCCTGGAGGTGTCGGTCCCGTCCACCACGCCGGTGGTCAGTAAAAGCACCGCCTCCTCCGACAGCAGCAACAACTCCTCCTCCGACGAATCGTCGGACTCCGAGGAGGAGCGAGCCACCCGACTGGCCGAGCTACAGGAGCAG CTGAAGGCCGTGCACGAGCAGCTGGCCGTGCTGTCGCAGGCGCCTGTCAGCaagccaaagaagaagaaagagaagaaggacaaagagaagaagaaggacaAGGACAAAGGGAACAAAGCCAAGatagaagaagagaagaaaccCAAGGCTGCCGCTCAGCAACCCaagccagccaatcagaagaaaGCACCAGCCAGGAAAGCCAACAGCACGGTACCGCCCACCAG GCAACCGAAGAAAGCCAACAAGACGTCAGGCGGCGGATCGGCCAACGGCGACGACGGCGAGGAGTCGTCCCTGCCGATGTCGTACGACGAGAAGCGGCAGCTGAGCCTGGACATCAACCGGCTGCCGGGGGAGAAGCTGGGCCGGGTCGTCCACATCATCCAGTCCAGGGAGCCGTCGCTGAGGGACTCGAACCCCGACGAGATCGAGATCGACTTCGAGACGCTCAAACCCTCCACGCTGCGCGAGCTGGAGCGCTACGTCAAGTCCTGCCTGCAGAAGAagcagaggaagctgctgc AAAAGGCAGCTGGGGGCGGAGCCTCTGGGGGCGGGGCCAGCCGCCTGAGTGgcagctcctcttcctcgtctgACGACAGCTCCTCGACgggctcctcctcttcctccgacACAGACTGA